The following nucleotide sequence is from bacterium.
ATTGTAGGTGAAATCATATCATACTAAAATCCTAGAGATCAGGAGGTCTGAATTTGGTTCTTCCCTCAACGAACACATTCACTTTCATATTATCGTCCTCGATGGCGTGTTCGATCCATCGGACAACGACGCCGGGGTGGTTTTTTTCGAGGCCACCGCTCTTGACGAGTCAACGATCGCTGAAGTACAAGCCACCATCCGGCGACGCGTTCTGAAAGCTTTCGTTCGCCGCGGTTTACTCGACCAGGACGAGCGAGAAACCATGGAGCGGTGGGCGCATGGCGGCGGTTTTTCGATCGATGCGCAGGTTCGAATCGAAGGAGAGGATCGACAAGCGCTCGAGCGATTACTCCGCTACTGCGCTCGACCGCCCTTCGCACTGGAACGGATTGAGAAAGTGGATGCGCAACACATCGTTTATCACCTGCCAAAACCCAAACCGGATGGCCGGACTACCCTGACGCTCACACCGCTCGAACTCATCGACCTCATCGCCGGGTTGGTCCCTCGCCCTCGCGCCCACCGCCATCGCTATTTCGGCGTACTCGCTCCAAACGCCACCCTGCGAGCCGCCGTTACGGCCCT
It contains:
- a CDS encoding IS91 family transposase — its product is MKSYHTKILEIRRSEFGSSLNEHIHFHIIVLDGVFDPSDNDAGVVFFEATALDESTIAEVQATIRRRVLKAFVRRGLLDQDERETMERWAHGGGFSIDAQVRIEGEDRQALERLLRYCARPPFALERIEKVDAQHIVYHLPKPKPDGRTTLTLTPLELIDLIAGLVPRPRAHRHRYFGVLAPNATLRAAVTALAPVSESNSDTEQETTHPNRRADPQRTQHPEENSETLARSHAHYLWATLLARIFEVFPLVCPHCGGSMRIVAFIT